One Leptospiraceae bacterium genomic window, TCGAAGTTGGAGCTAAAGTATAATAACTTATATAACTAAATTGACTTGTCCCGAAAAATAAAATCATTAGCACCGCAGACACAACTGACCACTTTACATTTAAAAAACATAGTCGTGATGAAATATAAGCAGATAGAACTAAGTTAGAAAATACAATGAGATGAAAAGCATATACAATATTTAACCTTTCATTCCACTTAACAGGTTGAGCAAAGAAAGATATGGATTCAAATATTATCTTGCCGATAAACTCTCTATTTGGATAATCCTTTGTTGTCTTAAAAAAAAGAAAATCCCAAAGAACATTTAGGTGATATATAGTATCAGCAGGGGGAATAAAAAAAGGACCTAATAATCCAATTAAAAAAACAAAAGAAATGACCAAAAAAAAAGAATATAATCCTTCTTTTTTACTAAACTTAAAGGAAAAAATTAGCTTATATAAGTAAGTAATTGAAAGAATAAATGAAATTAAAATCGTTGTATATGAAAAATATTTAGAAGAACTTCCCCACTCAATAAGAAAATTATTTTTTTCTAAACCATAGATAAATAAAATTATGATTGGAATCCAACCCCAAAATAATTCTAATATAATCATTCTTTTCAAAATACTATTTATCCAGTAAAACCTTACTAACCGTATTATAAATTAAGAATTCCTTTATAAGCAAATTCTTACCTCTCAAGGCAAGTCTTTCTCTCCATTTAGCATCCAACAACATCACTGCCTTTTCTAACAAAGCCTCATCATTTCCGGCTTCTACTACAAATCCGGCTCCGGCTTCTTCAATCACCTCTTTCAGATCATTCCCCGGATTAACACTTCCTAATATAGGCATCTCCTGCACCAGATAGCCAAGTATTTTTCCAGGAAAATTATGCGTTGTATGATTTTTATTCAAACAAAATAATCCAATATCAAATTCAGCCATCATTTTTTTAAACTCATCCTGAGAAACAGGATCTAATAGAGTTATATTAGTCAAATTTTCATTCATAATTGTATTACGAACTAATTCAACTTCATCTCCTGCTCCCACCAATACAAAATAAGCTTCCCTGTATTCCTGCATATTCTTAGCCAATCGCAATATCTGGCTCATATCCTGGGCATGACCTATATTCCCACCATAAAAGAAAACGACCTTATCTTCTATATTTAGTTTTTTCCTGTAAGGCTTATCAGTAAGAGTCACAGGCTTATCTGCAACCCAATTATACAGTAATTCTAATTTTGCATTTCCTTTATAATAAGTAGAAAACCATCTCAAGTTATTAGCTGACATCAATCCGATAGTATTTGCTGAAGAATAATTCTTTTTTTCAAACCATAAAAAATATTTGGTTATAATAGAATTCTTTTTTAAAATTCCATTATCAATTGCCCACTGTGGAAATATATCTCGCAAAACCAAATAACTTTTCACATTCCACAGTTTTTTTAATTTGCCTACCAGGTATCCCCAAAAAATTGTAGGAGAATAATAAATAATATAATCCTGAGGATTCTCTTTAAAAACTGGTTTTAAAAAATGCCAGGCTCTAAAAGATAGCAAAGTTTCATTAATCGCTCGCTTAACTTTTGATACATTTTTAATCTCACCGGAGCGAAACCTATATACTGTTACATTATCCAAGTCTAAAACTTCATATTTAGCTTTTATCCCGATACCCGGTGTTACTACCATAACTTCGTGCCCCTGGGAAACAAATTCTACAGCTAATTCATGCATCATTTTAGCCGCTACCTTAATGCTTCCGGGTAAGTAATCATCTACGATTATACAGATTTTCAAAATGATTCTCTCATTTAAAATAGACAATAACACAAAAACTATCTTCCGTTTCTTGAAAAATAGGCTCTGCAAAACCATGTTTTTTCAGTTCAGCCAGAACAACTTTACGAATTCCTAAACCCTTATGCTCCATCAGATTTAAATACTGAGCATACTGAACCAAAATGGGATTTCTGGGGTATTTCTGGCCTATTTTTATTTTTTCAATAGTTAAAGTATTCGGAAGTCGTCCTGCACTTTCAAACTCAATCCTATCAGAGAAAATTCGTATTTCATTTTTAGTTCTTTTCGTATAATCTCTATGAATTAATCCATTTACAATAAGTTCTCTTAAAATAGATTCCGGAACTCTCCACTCTCGGATTCTTGTAATCCCATCTTTATCAATTTTCACCTCAGAAAGATGCTCAGCCAGATAAGTTATGGCAGAATCAACAATTCCGTTTTTTTCAATTTCTGCTAACTTTTTAATTCTGGCAATGGGGTTTGTAAATAACTTATCTTCTATACATTCTAATTCAACTTCTGTAGATTTATAGCGAATGATGCGAATACCATATTGTGGTAAAAAGCGAAGAATATCTTTTCCAAAAAGTATAAGTCCTGCAATACTACAAACAAACTCAGAACGAGTCCCTGCAACTAAGAAATCTAATTGGGAAAGCCTTAATTGAAAATCATTCCAGTCTACAACTTCTTCTTCCATAGTTTTCTTGTAAAAATGGGAAAAAAGTTCACTATCTATCTGATGAATACTAGTTCCCGATACAGGAGCAATCTCAAAGTGATAATAACCCGACTCCTGGCTCATTCGCAAAATTTGCTCTCTATCTGCAATTCGAGAGGTACTTCCAATTCTTATATAAA contains:
- a CDS encoding glycosyltransferase family 4 protein; translation: MKICIIVDDYLPGSIKVAAKMMHELAVEFVSQGHEVMVVTPGIGIKAKYEVLDLDNVTVYRFRSGEIKNVSKVKRAINETLLSFRAWHFLKPVFKENPQDYIIYYSPTIFWGYLVGKLKKLWNVKSYLVLRDIFPQWAIDNGILKKNSIITKYFLWFEKKNYSSANTIGLMSANNLRWFSTYYKGNAKLELLYNWVADKPVTLTDKPYRKKLNIEDKVVFFYGGNIGHAQDMSQILRLAKNMQEYREAYFVLVGAGDEVELVRNTIMNENLTNITLLDPVSQDEFKKMMAEFDIGLFCLNKNHTTHNFPGKILGYLVQEMPILGSVNPGNDLKEVIEEAGAGFVVEAGNDEALLEKAVMLLDAKWRERLALRGKNLLIKEFLIYNTVSKVLLDK
- a CDS encoding putative DNA binding domain-containing protein; translation: MSPEELYKIIQQPENSLVEFKRDDIRPESLAKEIVAFANFKGGHIIIGVDDISKEIIGLQRKNFEEWLMDTVFAKYITPSIIPIYQEISLENDKKLAVITVEQGSLKPYAVKKSETETIYIRIGSTSRIADREQILRMSQESGYYHFEIAPVSGTSIHQIDSELFSHFYKKTMEEEVVDWNDFQLRLSQLDFLVAGTRSEFVCSIAGLILFGKDILRFLPQYGIRIIRYKSTEVELECIEDKLFTNPIARIKKLAEIEKNGIVDSAITYLAEHLSEVKIDKDGITRIREWRVPESILRELIVNGLIHRDYTKRTKNEIRIFSDRIEFESAGRLPNTLTIEKIKIGQKYPRNPILVQYAQYLNLMEHKGLGIRKVVLAELKKHGFAEPIFQETEDSFCVIVYFK